In Rutidosis leptorrhynchoides isolate AG116_Rl617_1_P2 chromosome 6, CSIRO_AGI_Rlap_v1, whole genome shotgun sequence, the DNA window AATATTATCATTTTGGACGTGGTCACGAAGGAAATGGTGCCTATTGTCTAcgtgtttagtcctagagtgtaatatttgatttttagaTAAATCTATAGCACTTTTGCTATCACAACATATGGGTATTTCGGATGATATGATACCGTAATCGAGGAAGGTTTGCTTCATCCACAACACTTGTGCGCATGCTCTTCCCATAGCCACATATTCGGCTTCAGTGGTAGACAATGCAACGGACGTTTGCTTCTTTGAGAACCATGATGTTAAGTAAAGACACATGAACGCGCATACTCCacttgtgctttttctatcaatcaTTGATCCTCCATGATCAGAATCTGCAAAGCATATAATATCAACCCCGGTGAACTTTGGATACCATAATCCAAGATGCATTGTCCCCTTTAAGTATCTAAAGATCCTTTTGACGGCCTCTACGTGCGATGTCTTTGGATTTTCTTGAAATCTTGCACACAAGCACACACTAAACATGATATCGGGCCGACTTGCCGTTAAGTATAGAAGGGATCCAATCATTCCCCTGTATTTTGTACTATCGAACGGTTCTCCTTCCCCTTCCAAAGTAAGTTTCACATTTGTTGCCATATGAGTCACCattggttttgagttctccattccaaactttttgatcatttcatgaatgtacttttgttgattgatgaacgtTCCATGTTCTAGTTATTTGATTTGTagtccgagaaagaacttgagttcacccatcatgcctatttcaaactcatcatgcattatcttaga includes these proteins:
- the LOC139853832 gene encoding secreted RxLR effector protein 161-like, translating into MENSKPMVTHMATNVKLTLEGEGEPFDSTKYRGMIGSLLYLTASRPDIMFSVCLCARFQENPKTSHVEAVKRIFRYLKGTMHLGLWYPKFTGVDIICFADSDHGGSMIDRKSTSGVCAFMCLYLTSWFSKKQTSVALSTTEAEYVAMGRACAQVLWMKQTFLDYGIISSEIPICCDSKSAIDLSKNQILHSRTKHVDNRHHFLRDHVQNDNIVIDEVESAENIADIFTKPLKRKPLTSLGMGWE